In a genomic window of Methanomassiliicoccus sp.:
- a CDS encoding Ig-like domain-containing protein, with product MLLIVLVPVSVTQAATPAVVFETNFDGNGDFIVEWESLGWSRGDYAAGHDDDLWCRANSTWFGNLSRAVGYTISPHTEYTALYCAKLGNGPNGEKNIDNGYPDPGMDSWVRYTVSNPTRLEGLTLSFYYWAKTSDTASNYLCVNANNGTATTMVWKQPSADSGGWQLATVSLPAGTTWLEWEFKSSAAAGTKDYPGALIDDMSLNAANVLADPPASHIGSGISDYYSSRTVQVPVTWTNADRVSLYYRINGGGWTHYVDATHTDGLFSTSPITFIAPSDGQYQLFSLASNSTNTETMKTVAEASFTVDMVSPTVNITTPAQQSTHSTGMVTIGWNADDKGTWVIRAQVSMDNGTWADTTGESMAFTSLSEGSHTAWVQVFDAAGNSAKTSVTFSVNLHAPSMTFTPTGSDVKNDTAIVVSFTDPVDKGSISLTVKGVTGTLSWNGDNVTFTPSSTLSPETTYEATVSGKTAKGDSFNVSWSFTTISDHGSISGVIRDANGKAVANAVVKLSNGMTTTTDANGRFFFDKLGVGHFTITVSKDGYRVATMSVDVAASGTKDIGALSLESADGQSLDLVPIAAVLIVAVIGVGFVVYMVRRRK from the coding sequence ATGCTACTCATCGTGCTAGTACCAGTAAGTGTAACTCAGGCCGCCACGCCAGCAGTGGTTTTTGAGACCAATTTCGACGGCAACGGGGACTTCATCGTGGAATGGGAGTCCTTGGGGTGGTCCCGTGGAGACTACGCCGCAGGCCATGACGACGACCTGTGGTGCCGGGCCAATTCCACATGGTTCGGCAACCTGTCCCGGGCGGTGGGATATACCATCAGTCCGCACACCGAATACACGGCGCTCTATTGTGCCAAGCTGGGCAATGGTCCCAACGGCGAGAAGAACATCGATAACGGCTACCCCGACCCGGGCATGGACTCGTGGGTGAGATACACGGTATCCAACCCCACCCGCCTCGAGGGACTGACCCTCAGCTTCTATTACTGGGCCAAGACGTCGGATACCGCCTCGAACTACCTGTGCGTCAACGCCAATAACGGGACGGCGACGACAATGGTCTGGAAGCAGCCCTCGGCCGACAGCGGCGGATGGCAGCTGGCGACGGTCTCCCTGCCGGCGGGAACGACTTGGCTGGAGTGGGAGTTCAAGTCCAGCGCCGCGGCCGGTACCAAAGACTACCCCGGTGCGCTCATCGATGATATGAGCCTGAACGCGGCCAACGTGCTCGCCGATCCGCCCGCCTCTCATATCGGCAGCGGGATCAGCGATTACTACAGTAGCCGGACCGTACAGGTGCCGGTGACCTGGACCAACGCCGACCGTGTCTCTCTCTACTACCGCATCAACGGGGGAGGGTGGACCCATTACGTCGACGCCACCCACACTGACGGCCTGTTCAGCACCTCTCCCATCACATTCATCGCTCCCAGTGATGGACAGTACCAGTTATTCAGCCTCGCCAGCAACTCGACCAATACCGAGACCATGAAGACGGTGGCCGAGGCGTCGTTTACCGTGGACATGGTCTCTCCCACGGTGAACATAACGACCCCTGCCCAGCAATCGACACACAGCACGGGCATGGTCACCATCGGGTGGAATGCCGACGACAAAGGCACCTGGGTGATAAGGGCACAGGTCTCCATGGACAACGGGACGTGGGCCGATACTACCGGCGAGTCGATGGCCTTCACCTCCCTTTCCGAGGGATCGCATACCGCCTGGGTGCAGGTGTTTGACGCGGCCGGCAACTCGGCCAAGACATCGGTCACCTTCAGCGTGAACCTGCATGCTCCCTCGATGACCTTTACTCCCACTGGCAGCGACGTGAAGAACGACACTGCCATCGTCGTCTCGTTCACTGACCCTGTGGACAAGGGATCCATCAGCCTCACCGTCAAGGGCGTCACCGGCACGCTGTCGTGGAACGGTGACAATGTCACCTTCACTCCGTCCTCGACCCTCAGCCCGGAAACCACCTACGAGGCCACCGTCTCCGGCAAGACCGCTAAGGGAGATTCTTTCAACGTGAGCTGGTCGTTCACCACCATCAGCGACCATGGCAGCATCTCGGGCGTTATCAGGGATGCCAATGGGAAAGCGGTCGCCAATGCCGTGGTCAAGCTCAGCAACGGCATGACCACGACCACTGACGCCAATGGCCGTTTCTTCTTCGACAAACTCGGGGTCGGCCACTTCACCATCACCGTGAGCAAGGACGGCTACCGGGTGGCGACCATGAGCGTCGATGTCGCAGCCTCTGGCACCAAGGACATCGGAGCGCTTAGCCTTGAGAGCGCCGACGGCCAGTCCCTGGACCTCGTTCCGATAGCGGCGGTATTGATCGTCGCGGTGATCGGGGTCGGTTTCGTTGTGTACATGGTGCGCAGAAGGAAGTAG
- a CDS encoding MFS transporter, with translation MTFGYRHQHTTWKLNSHELDAFKLVFLIGAISLFADMTADGYYSVVGTYLGSLGATAALVTLITGIAGLVTYTPRLASGWYCDHTHHYWRMLGAGLLINFIAVPMLALADHWELAFGLIVFQRVGQALRAPARDSIISHAAKGMGGVGRAFGLHEAMSDVGSMIGPIVVALILQANMGYGAAFSITVVPAILAIIILFLSRRWYPHPMGLEVPHATKHRMEKGKLPRLFWIYLLGAGLLAAAYIDFPLISYHLSSNDHLQDFWIPVLYAVAMGLDAISALVLGHFFDRLGMTAIVAVFALSSLFVPLVFASDLGLMVLGIMLWGVGQGAMGSILRGAVSNLVPADRRGAGFGTFSTIFGIMWFLGNALAGLLYSISLPLMIAASVSVQLLAVIIFAWIDREAGMKHKGAGIRPEKKEWTARSRMLRKNIS, from the coding sequence ATCACCTTTGGGTATCGACATCAACACACTACATGGAAGCTCAACTCTCATGAGCTCGACGCATTCAAGTTAGTCTTTCTCATAGGGGCGATCTCCCTGTTTGCGGACATGACCGCGGACGGGTACTACAGCGTGGTCGGCACCTATCTCGGTTCACTGGGGGCCACCGCGGCGCTGGTGACCCTGATCACCGGGATCGCTGGCCTGGTCACTTACACTCCGCGTCTGGCTTCTGGCTGGTACTGCGACCACACTCATCATTATTGGAGGATGCTGGGGGCCGGACTGCTCATAAACTTCATTGCCGTACCCATGCTCGCCCTCGCCGATCACTGGGAGCTGGCATTCGGCCTCATCGTCTTCCAGCGGGTGGGACAGGCCCTTCGCGCCCCCGCCCGGGACTCCATCATATCTCACGCGGCCAAGGGGATGGGCGGGGTGGGCAGAGCGTTCGGGCTGCACGAGGCGATGAGCGATGTCGGCTCCATGATCGGACCGATCGTCGTCGCCCTGATCCTGCAGGCGAACATGGGATATGGGGCGGCGTTCAGCATCACGGTCGTCCCTGCGATCCTGGCCATCATCATCCTGTTCCTGTCGAGGCGGTGGTACCCCCACCCCATGGGCCTGGAGGTGCCCCACGCGACCAAGCATAGGATGGAGAAAGGCAAACTGCCCCGTCTGTTCTGGATATATCTCCTGGGGGCCGGCCTCCTGGCGGCGGCGTACATCGACTTCCCGCTAATCTCCTATCACCTGAGTTCGAACGATCACCTGCAGGACTTCTGGATCCCGGTGCTCTACGCTGTGGCGATGGGGCTGGATGCCATCAGCGCATTGGTCCTCGGCCACTTCTTCGACCGGCTGGGCATGACCGCCATCGTCGCGGTGTTCGCCCTTTCCTCTCTTTTCGTGCCCCTGGTGTTCGCGAGCGACCTTGGCCTCATGGTCCTGGGCATCATGCTGTGGGGAGTGGGACAGGGAGCGATGGGTTCGATCCTCAGGGGGGCGGTCTCCAATCTGGTCCCCGCCGACCGCCGGGGAGCGGGTTTTGGCACATTCTCCACCATCTTCGGGATCATGTGGTTCCTGGGCAACGCCCTGGCCGGGTTGCTGTACTCCATCAGCCTTCCCCTGATGATCGCCGCATCAGTGAGCGTGCAGCTGCTGGCGGTGATCATCTTCGCCTGGATCGACAGGGAGGCGGGGATGAAGCACAAGGGTGCCGGAATCAGGCCGGAGAAGAAGGAATGGACGGCAAGAAGTAGGATGCTGAGGAAAAATATCAGTTAA
- a CDS encoding ribbon-helix-helix domain-containing protein — MTENSDEAATIAPFYKRRGTTIINVRVPQALVTNMDMWVENGEFKSRSEFVVTAIRQYLDYLPTRRTARDVKASFDEEERPSVPLKK; from the coding sequence ATGACAGAGAACTCAGATGAAGCTGCCACGATCGCGCCCTTTTACAAGAGAAGAGGCACGACCATCATCAACGTCAGGGTACCTCAGGCTCTAGTCACCAACATGGACATGTGGGTCGAGAACGGGGAGTTCAAATCCCGTTCGGAGTTCGTCGTCACGGCAATAAGGCAATACTTGGACTACCTGCCGACGAGAAGGACGGCCCGCGATGTCAAGGCTTCTTTCGATGAGGAGGAAAGGCCGTCGGTCCCACTCAAGAAGTAG